A part of Citrifermentans bremense genomic DNA contains:
- the rplD gene encoding 50S ribosomal protein L4 produces MAKLDVFDIKKAKVGEIELDDAVFNDDVREYLIHEAVKIQLANRRQGTVAVKNRALVAGSGKKPFKQKGTGQARQGCRRAPQYPGGGVAFGPQPKDYNLSMNKKARKAALRSALSMLYKKDAITVVNSLELPSIKTKAFVEVLTAFNLDKTLVITDTATPTLELSARNVKHVKVLGPEGLNIFDIMKYQSVVFTEAAVRRVEGALQS; encoded by the coding sequence ATGGCAAAGCTAGACGTATTTGACATCAAGAAAGCAAAGGTCGGTGAGATCGAGCTCGACGACGCAGTCTTCAACGACGACGTCCGCGAGTACCTGATCCACGAGGCCGTAAAGATCCAGCTCGCTAACCGCAGGCAGGGTACCGTTGCCGTCAAGAACCGCGCCCTGGTGGCAGGTTCCGGCAAGAAGCCGTTCAAGCAGAAGGGAACCGGCCAGGCCCGCCAGGGTTGCCGCAGGGCTCCCCAGTACCCGGGCGGCGGCGTCGCCTTCGGTCCGCAGCCGAAAGACTACAACCTCTCCATGAACAAGAAGGCGAGGAAGGCCGCGCTGAGAAGCGCTCTTTCGATGCTCTACAAGAAGGACGCAATCACCGTGGTGAACAGCTTGGAGCTTCCCTCCATCAAGACAAAGGCATTTGTTGAGGTACTAACTGCTTTTAACCTTGACAAGACGCTCGTTATCACTGATACTGCGACTCCCACTTTAGAACTGTCCGCCCGCAATGTGAAACACGTCAAGGTGCTGGGTCCTGAAGGTCTCAATATTTTCGACATTATGAAATACCAGAGCGTCGTCTTTACCGAGGCAGCCGTTCGTCGTGTTGAAGGAGCATTACAGTCATGA
- the rplC gene encoding 50S ribosomal protein L3: MNKGLIGKKLGMTQIFAEDGRRIAVTVVEAGPCVVVQKKSVAKDGYSAIQVGFGAKEASRANAAQVGHCKGAGAGVFTHYRELRMDDTDAYNLGDVIEAAVFEEGDLVDVTGTSIGKGFAGVIKRWGFKGGRSSHGSRFHRAPGSIGCSATPSRVFKNKKMPGQLGNEKVTVQRLKVVRVDAADNLILLGGAIPGSANGVVLIKDSVKAKK, from the coding sequence ATGAATAAGGGATTGATTGGGAAAAAGCTGGGGATGACCCAGATATTCGCCGAAGACGGCAGACGCATCGCTGTTACCGTCGTCGAGGCTGGGCCGTGCGTCGTCGTCCAGAAGAAGAGCGTGGCAAAGGACGGCTACTCCGCCATACAGGTCGGTTTCGGAGCGAAGGAAGCCTCCAGGGCTAACGCAGCACAGGTCGGGCACTGCAAGGGTGCCGGCGCGGGCGTGTTCACCCACTACCGCGAACTGCGCATGGACGACACCGACGCCTACAACCTGGGCGACGTGATTGAGGCTGCGGTTTTCGAGGAAGGCGACCTGGTCGACGTGACCGGCACCTCCATCGGTAAGGGTTTTGCCGGCGTCATCAAGCGCTGGGGCTTCAAAGGCGGACGGTCGAGCCACGGCTCCCGTTTCCACCGTGCTCCGGGCTCCATCGGCTGCTCCGCGACCCCCTCCAGGGTTTTCAAGAACAAGAAGATGCCGGGCCAGCTCGGTAACGAGAAGGTGACCGTGCAGCGCCTCAAGGTGGTTCGCGTTGACGCTGCTGACAATCTGATTCTGCTCGGTGGAGCGATCCCCGGTTCCGCCAACGGCGTTGTCCTGATCAAGGACTCCGTCAAGGCGAAGAAATAA
- the rpsJ gene encoding 30S ribosomal protein S10: MPSQKIRIRLKAYDHKLLDTSVGEIVDTAKRTGARVAGPIPLPTVINKYCVLRGPHVDKKSREQFEIRTHKRLIDILEPTQQTVDALMKLDLSAGVDVEIKL; the protein is encoded by the coding sequence ATGCCTAGTCAGAAAATTAGAATTCGCTTGAAAGCATACGACCACAAGCTGCTTGATACCTCTGTTGGCGAGATCGTCGACACCGCGAAACGGACCGGGGCACGCGTTGCCGGCCCGATCCCGCTGCCGACCGTGATCAACAAGTACTGCGTGCTTCGTGGACCGCACGTCGACAAGAAGTCGCGCGAGCAGTTCGAGATCAGGACCCACAAACGCCTGATCGACATCCTCGAGCCGACTCAGCAGACTGTTGACGCTCTGATGAAACTCGACCTCTCCGCAGGTGTGGACGTCGAGATCAAGCTTTAA
- the tuf gene encoding elongation factor Tu, whose product MAKAKFERTKPHVNIGTIGHVDHGKTTLTAAITKVLAGKGQAEFKAFDQIDNAPEERERGITIATAHVEYETDKRHYAHVDCPGHADYVKNMITGAAQMDGAILVVSAADGPMPQTREHILLARQVGVPYIVVFLNKADMVDDEELLELVELEVRELLSSYDFPGDDIPIIKGSALKGLEGDQGELGEQAIMKLMEAVDTYIPEPQRAIDKPFLMPVEDVFSISGRGTVATGRVERGIVKVGEEVEIVGMKATTKTTVTGVEMFRKLLDEGRAGDNIGALLRGVKREEIERGQVLAKPGSITPHTKFKAEAYILSKEEGGRHTPFFNGYRPQFYFRTTDVTGVVDLEAGVEMVMPGDNVSVTVNLITPIAMDEGLRFAIREGGRTVGAGVVASIIE is encoded by the coding sequence ATCACCAAGGTGCTCGCAGGCAAGGGCCAGGCCGAGTTCAAGGCGTTCGACCAGATCGACAACGCACCGGAAGAGCGCGAGCGTGGTATCACCATCGCTACCGCCCACGTCGAGTACGAGACCGACAAGCGTCACTACGCTCACGTCGACTGCCCGGGTCACGCCGACTACGTAAAGAACATGATCACCGGTGCAGCGCAGATGGACGGCGCCATCCTGGTCGTTTCCGCAGCAGACGGCCCGATGCCGCAGACCCGCGAGCACATCCTGCTCGCACGTCAGGTCGGCGTCCCCTACATCGTCGTGTTCCTGAACAAGGCCGACATGGTGGACGACGAGGAACTCCTCGAGCTGGTCGAGCTGGAAGTTCGCGAACTTCTCTCCTCCTACGACTTCCCGGGCGACGATATCCCCATCATCAAGGGTTCCGCTCTGAAAGGGCTTGAAGGTGACCAGGGCGAGCTGGGCGAGCAGGCCATCATGAAGCTGATGGAAGCTGTCGACACCTACATCCCGGAGCCGCAGCGCGCCATCGACAAGCCCTTCCTGATGCCGGTCGAGGACGTGTTCTCCATCTCCGGTCGCGGTACCGTCGCAACCGGTCGTGTAGAGCGCGGGATCGTGAAGGTCGGCGAAGAGGTCGAGATCGTCGGCATGAAAGCCACCACCAAGACCACCGTAACCGGCGTCGAGATGTTCCGTAAGCTCCTCGACGAAGGCCGCGCAGGCGACAACATCGGCGCACTGCTCCGCGGCGTGAAGCGTGAAGAGATCGAGCGCGGCCAGGTTCTGGCCAAGCCGGGTTCCATCACCCCGCACACCAAGTTCAAGGCAGAAGCCTACATCCTCTCCAAAGAGGAAGGCGGCCGCCACACCCCGTTCTTCAACGGCTACCGTCCGCAGTTCTACTTCAGGACCACCGACGTGACCGGCGTGGTTGACCTCGAGGCTGGCGTAGAGATGGTCATGCCGGGCGACAACGTCTCGGTGACCGTCAACCTGATCACCCCGATCGCGATGGACGAAGGTCTGCGTTTCGCAATCCGCGAAGGCGGCCGTACCGTCGGCGCAGGTGTTGTAGCCTCCATCATCGAATAA